From Longimicrobium sp., a single genomic window includes:
- a CDS encoding AI-2E family transporter, with product MSESTPASFASPGEPHGRGGSVRTAAAVTVAAVAVAFALYFGREVFIPIALAVVFMAVLRPVVRLLERVRVPTALAALLVVLASLALLVGAGAAVVAPVQKFATQTPQALKKAEARLRTLAHGMESVTGSMGGGQAGAKGGGRDGGQTPGPAVPGFASKVFGITAGVLSALLEVVLLVWFLLASDDLFLRKLVNVLPNVREKKRAVEVVRETEAVVSRYLVVSLLINLGQGAAVGLAMWAIGMPTPVMWGMMTVLLEFIPYLGGALMVLFLTLIGLATFDSAGHALLAPGAYLLVTTLQNNLVSPILYGRRLKLNPVAVLVSVMVWWFLWGVAGAFLAVPIIAATKVLADRVDGLHALGEFLGE from the coding sequence TTGAGCGAGAGCACGCCCGCAAGCTTCGCCTCGCCCGGCGAGCCGCACGGCCGCGGCGGATCGGTGCGCACCGCGGCCGCGGTAACGGTCGCCGCGGTGGCGGTGGCGTTCGCGCTGTACTTCGGGCGCGAGGTGTTCATCCCCATTGCCCTGGCCGTGGTGTTCATGGCGGTGCTGCGGCCCGTGGTGCGCCTGCTGGAGCGGGTGCGCGTGCCGACGGCGCTGGCCGCGCTGCTGGTGGTGCTCGCGTCGCTGGCGCTGCTGGTGGGCGCGGGGGCGGCGGTGGTCGCGCCGGTGCAGAAGTTCGCGACGCAGACGCCGCAGGCGCTGAAGAAGGCCGAGGCCAGACTCCGCACGCTGGCGCACGGCATGGAATCCGTGACCGGCTCGATGGGCGGCGGCCAGGCCGGTGCGAAGGGCGGGGGACGGGACGGGGGACAGACGCCCGGCCCGGCGGTGCCCGGCTTCGCGAGCAAGGTGTTCGGCATCACCGCGGGCGTGCTTTCGGCGCTGCTGGAGGTGGTGCTGCTCGTGTGGTTCCTGCTGGCGTCGGACGACCTGTTCCTGCGCAAGCTGGTGAACGTGCTGCCGAACGTGCGCGAGAAGAAGCGCGCGGTGGAGGTGGTGCGCGAGACCGAGGCGGTGGTCTCGCGCTACCTGGTCGTGTCGCTGCTGATCAACCTGGGGCAGGGCGCGGCGGTGGGGCTGGCGATGTGGGCGATCGGGATGCCCACGCCGGTGATGTGGGGGATGATGACGGTGCTGCTGGAGTTCATCCCCTACTTGGGCGGCGCGCTGATGGTGCTGTTCCTGACCCTGATCGGCCTGGCCACATTCGACTCGGCGGGGCACGCGCTGCTGGCGCCGGGCGCGTACCTGCTCGTGACCACGCTGCAGAACAACCTGGTCAGCCCCATCCTGTACGGCCGCCGCCTGAAGCTGAACCCGGTGGCGGTGCTGGTCTCGGTGATGGTGTGGTGGTTCCTGTGGGGTGTGGCCGGCGCGTTCCTGGCCGTGCCGATCATCGCCGCCACCAAGGTGCTGGCCGACCGCGTCGACGGCCTGCACGCCCTCGGCGAGTTCCTGGGCGAGTGA
- a CDS encoding TGS domain-containing protein, which produces GRATDDVDETLTWFRQVLEWQQETKEPEEFMEFLRIDLFQDEIFVFTPMGDVKQLPKAATPIDFAFSVHTEVGVHCVGARVNGRISPITRELHNGDTVEILTDPRQRPSRDWLAFVKTARARNKIRQWIKDEEFGSSVELGREFIEREIKKARREKVSDERFDDAARKLNLPDASHLFAALGRGDLGPGAVMRELWPETAEPVKAPSAFERLVSRVRGEPPAVKIQGMSNLMVRYSQCCQPVPGDKVIGYITRGRGVSIHRIDCPNILQLRDHPERRVDIQWEGDGSDRFFVRLVMEGTDRRGLMAEVASAISGTNTNIQSAEMKADERGMKGEFVVEVENLTHLNRVISAVKRIKGVVKVERREQVDLDAEAAEA; this is translated from the coding sequence GGGGCGCGCCACCGACGACGTGGACGAGACGCTGACCTGGTTCCGCCAGGTGCTGGAGTGGCAGCAGGAGACGAAGGAGCCGGAGGAGTTCATGGAATTCCTCCGCATCGACCTGTTCCAGGACGAGATCTTCGTGTTCACCCCCATGGGCGACGTGAAGCAGCTGCCCAAGGCCGCCACGCCCATCGACTTCGCCTTCTCGGTGCACACCGAGGTGGGGGTGCACTGCGTGGGCGCGCGGGTGAACGGCCGCATCAGCCCCATCACCCGCGAGCTGCACAATGGCGACACGGTGGAGATCCTCACCGATCCCCGCCAGCGGCCCTCGCGCGACTGGCTGGCCTTCGTGAAGACGGCGCGGGCGCGCAACAAGATCCGGCAGTGGATCAAGGACGAGGAGTTCGGCAGCTCGGTGGAGCTGGGGCGTGAGTTCATCGAGCGCGAGATCAAGAAGGCGCGCCGCGAGAAGGTGAGCGACGAGCGCTTCGACGACGCCGCGCGCAAGCTGAACCTTCCCGACGCCTCGCACCTGTTCGCGGCGCTGGGGCGCGGCGACCTGGGCCCGGGCGCGGTGATGCGCGAGCTGTGGCCCGAGACCGCCGAGCCGGTGAAGGCGCCGTCCGCCTTCGAGCGGCTGGTGTCGCGGGTGCGCGGCGAGCCGCCGGCGGTGAAGATCCAGGGGATGAGCAACCTGATGGTGCGCTACTCCCAGTGCTGCCAGCCGGTGCCGGGCGACAAGGTGATCGGCTACATCACCCGCGGCCGCGGCGTGAGCATCCACCGCATCGACTGCCCCAACATCCTGCAGCTGCGCGACCACCCCGAGCGGCGGGTGGACATCCAGTGGGAGGGTGACGGAAGCGACCGCTTCTTCGTGCGGCTGGTGATGGAGGGCACCGACCGGCGCGGGCTGATGGCCGAGGTGGCCAGCGCCATCTCGGGCACCAACACCAACATCCAGAGCGCGGAGATGAAGGCCGACGAGCGCGGGATGAAGGGCGAGTTCGTGGTCGAGGTCGAGAACCTCACCCACCTGAACCGTGTGATCAGCGCGGTGAAGCGGATCAAGGGCGTGGTGAAGGTGGAGCGCCGCGAGCAGGTGGACCTGGACGCGGAAGCCGCCGAGGCCTGA
- a CDS encoding haloalkane dehalogenase, translating to MADASSTVLRTPDERFRDLPGYPFAPNYVTVDGLRIHFVDEGPRDGAPVLMLHGEPSWSYLYRKMIPPIAEAGFRAIAPDLVGFGRSDKPAEVRAYSYARHVAWMRGFVEAAGLDGITLVCQDWGSLIGLRVAAEMPDRFARIVVANGALPTGDGRVPLVFRAWQAWARWTPWLPVSRIVQAGSRTRLPREVREAYDAPFPGERYKAGARAFPPLVPTRPDDPAREANLRAWAVLERWEKPFLTAYGEHERITRGAERPFQRRVPGAAGQPHATLRGAGHFLQEDRGEELARVVIDFVRRTS from the coding sequence ATGGCCGATGCGTCCTCCACCGTCCTCCGCACGCCGGACGAGCGGTTCCGCGATCTCCCCGGCTACCCGTTCGCCCCGAATTACGTGACGGTGGACGGGCTGCGCATCCACTTCGTGGACGAGGGGCCGCGCGACGGGGCGCCGGTGCTGATGCTGCACGGCGAACCCTCGTGGTCGTACCTCTACCGCAAGATGATCCCGCCCATCGCGGAAGCCGGCTTTCGGGCCATCGCGCCGGACCTGGTGGGATTCGGGCGCTCGGACAAGCCGGCGGAGGTCCGCGCCTACTCGTACGCGCGGCACGTGGCGTGGATGCGCGGGTTCGTCGAGGCGGCGGGGCTGGACGGGATCACCCTGGTGTGCCAGGACTGGGGCTCGCTGATCGGGTTGCGGGTGGCGGCGGAGATGCCGGACCGCTTCGCGCGCATCGTCGTCGCCAACGGCGCGCTGCCGACGGGGGACGGGCGCGTGCCGCTGGTCTTCCGCGCGTGGCAGGCGTGGGCGCGGTGGACGCCGTGGCTCCCCGTGAGCCGCATCGTGCAGGCGGGGTCGCGGACCAGGCTGCCGCGCGAGGTGCGGGAGGCGTACGACGCGCCGTTCCCGGGCGAGCGCTACAAGGCCGGCGCGCGCGCCTTTCCCCCGCTGGTGCCCACGCGGCCGGACGACCCCGCGCGCGAGGCCAACCTCCGCGCGTGGGCGGTGCTGGAGCGCTGGGAGAAGCCGTTCCTGACCGCGTACGGCGAGCACGAGCGCATCACCCGCGGCGCCGAGCGCCCGTTCCAGCGGCGGGTGCCGGGCGCGGCAGGGCAGCCGCACGCCACCCTCCGCGGCGCCGGGCACTTCCTGCAGGAAGACCGCGGCGAGGAGCTGGCGCGCGTGGTGATCGATTTCGTCCGTCGCACGTCCTGA
- a CDS encoding FAD-binding oxidoreductase, translated as MTASADVVIIGGGVIGASVAYHLAARGCTGVRVLEREAAPGLGSTGKATGGFRCQFGSEVNVRLSLLAREKLLRFADETGVDSGYRPCGYLFLADEPATLDALVAAQAVQHAAGACDPRAVTAEEAREINPAISIDGIAGGTWCTCDGFIRPLEMLRGYTEAARRLGVRFDHGVEVAGFGMDGDRITTVRTSGGGVAAGAVVNAAGAWAGAVARMAGVEIPVTPLRRQVAATVATEVLPDTMPLTIFVDDGFHARVRDGRVLLLWPDEARMAEPYDAAFDEVWLPEVTRRAHRRFPALREVPVDRAACWAGLYEMSPDKHVLLGRAPGVDNLFLANGSSGHGVMHSPALGHLLAEIILDGAASTLDVRSLRPSRFAEGEPVSSPEFL; from the coding sequence ATGACCGCTTCCGCGGACGTGGTGATCATCGGCGGCGGGGTGATCGGCGCGAGCGTGGCGTATCACCTCGCCGCGCGCGGGTGCACGGGCGTGCGGGTGCTGGAGCGCGAGGCCGCGCCCGGGCTGGGGAGCACGGGCAAGGCGACGGGGGGATTCCGCTGCCAGTTCGGATCGGAGGTCAACGTGCGGCTGTCGCTGCTGGCGCGGGAGAAGCTGCTGCGCTTCGCGGACGAGACGGGAGTCGACTCCGGCTATCGCCCGTGCGGCTACCTCTTCCTGGCGGACGAGCCGGCGACGCTCGATGCGTTGGTCGCCGCGCAGGCGGTGCAGCACGCGGCCGGCGCGTGCGATCCGCGCGCGGTCACGGCGGAGGAGGCGCGGGAGATCAACCCCGCCATCTCGATCGACGGCATCGCGGGCGGGACGTGGTGCACGTGCGACGGGTTCATCAGGCCGCTGGAGATGCTGCGCGGCTACACCGAGGCGGCCCGGCGTCTCGGCGTGCGCTTCGACCATGGCGTGGAGGTCGCCGGCTTCGGCATGGACGGCGACCGGATCACCACCGTGCGCACGAGCGGCGGCGGCGTGGCCGCGGGGGCGGTGGTGAACGCGGCGGGGGCGTGGGCGGGCGCAGTCGCGCGGATGGCGGGGGTGGAGATCCCGGTGACGCCGCTGCGGCGCCAGGTGGCGGCGACGGTGGCGACGGAGGTGCTTCCGGACACCATGCCGCTGACGATCTTCGTGGATGACGGCTTCCACGCGCGCGTGCGGGACGGCCGCGTGCTGCTGCTGTGGCCGGACGAGGCGCGGATGGCGGAGCCGTACGACGCGGCGTTCGACGAGGTGTGGCTCCCGGAGGTGACGCGGCGCGCGCACCGCCGCTTCCCCGCGCTGCGCGAGGTGCCGGTGGACCGCGCCGCCTGCTGGGCCGGGCTGTACGAGATGTCGCCCGACAAGCACGTGCTGCTGGGGCGCGCGCCAGGGGTGGACAACCTCTTTCTCGCCAACGGCTCGTCGGGGCACGGGGTGATGCACTCGCCGGCGCTGGGCCATCTCCTGGCCGAGATCATCCTCGACGGCGCCGCATCCACGCTGGACGTGCGCTCGCTCCGCCCCTCGCGCTTCGCCGAGGGGGAGCCGGTGTCATCTCCCGAGTTCCTGTAG